A part of Pirellulales bacterium genomic DNA contains:
- a CDS encoding RluA family pseudouridine synthase yields MAAQIFRVLPDMENATIAAALRRWLPGKSWGEIRQLMRSRHVMISGNLCVDAGRRLKLQDVVKILPESAAPTAREQDVQVVHLDEHVVVVEKPSGLTSNRHREERNWSAHRRQMQPTLDEMLSRVVAKLDARRRGRGVPVPVRAVHRLDRDTSGLMVFALTAKAERHLAEQFREHTTHRRYLAIVEGAVEAQTISTNLVRDRGDGRRGSTQQPDVGKVAVTHVRPLEQLAGGKYTLLECRLQTGRTHQIRIHLSELGHPVCGEKIYRHPLGGRPTTDKSGAPRLALHAAELGFEHPHSGEQLRFTMPLPPDLRRFLEKLRGMRP; encoded by the coding sequence ATGGCAGCGCAGATTTTTCGGGTTTTGCCCGATATGGAAAATGCCACGATCGCGGCTGCGCTGCGGCGATGGTTGCCGGGCAAGTCGTGGGGCGAGATTCGTCAGCTCATGCGATCGCGGCATGTGATGATCAGCGGCAATTTGTGCGTCGATGCCGGGCGACGGCTGAAACTGCAAGATGTCGTGAAAATTCTGCCCGAATCCGCGGCCCCGACCGCCCGCGAACAAGATGTGCAAGTCGTGCATCTCGACGAGCATGTCGTGGTCGTCGAAAAGCCCTCGGGCCTAACTTCGAACCGGCATCGCGAGGAACGCAATTGGTCTGCACACCGCCGGCAGATGCAACCGACGCTCGACGAAATGCTTTCCCGTGTCGTGGCCAAGCTAGATGCCCGCCGGCGTGGAAGGGGCGTGCCGGTGCCGGTTCGGGCCGTGCATCGCTTGGATCGCGACACGAGCGGCTTGATGGTTTTCGCGCTCACCGCCAAGGCGGAGCGCCATCTGGCCGAGCAGTTTCGCGAGCACACGACACACCGCCGCTACTTGGCGATTGTCGAAGGCGCGGTCGAGGCGCAAACGATCTCGACCAATCTGGTTCGCGACCGGGGCGATGGCAGGCGCGGCAGCACGCAGCAGCCCGATGTCGGCAAGGTTGCGGTGACGCACGTCCGGCCGCTGGAGCAACTGGCCGGCGGCAAATACACGCTGCTGGAATGCCGCCTGCAAACCGGCCGCACGCACCAGATTCGCATTCACCTTTCGGAGCTTGGCCATCCGGTCTGCGGCGAAAAGATTTATCGCCACCCGCTCGGCGGCCGCCCGACGACGGATAAGAGCGGCGCCCCGCGCCTGGCCCTGCACGCCGCCGAACTCGGCTTCGAACACCCACATAGCGGCGAACAACTCCGCTTCACGATGCCCCTGCCGCCGGATTTGCGCCGCTTCTTGGAAAAACTTCGTGGCATGAGGCCGTGA
- a CDS encoding ATPase domain-containing protein: MNPPKRQTTGIPALDQSLGGGLFPGTLTVLAGATGIGKTQLGLAFLQAGQQQEGRRGIVFDMSSRGDSQNHGPYAAARYGWQLHAMPAEAPLAAEQLWQSDTPCGDYLNVFQQTGRRVTRQDLDFDQWLDWKADLTKRLTAAISFFYGNFIRGVRRAVIDGMEPVDRPAESIQFELFEYIYHQILRKESDWVARDLLREHFRVNQAEVDRHAYDFREIGCLLLSTTRETMLEDLIGRPLDEGDVLSNANTVIYLGRVREGSRLARAMYIAKHRGSACSEEIIPYWIEDEGVKVGARDEGRGAREE; encoded by the coding sequence ATGAATCCACCCAAGCGGCAAACGACCGGCATTCCGGCGCTCGATCAGTCCCTCGGCGGCGGCCTTTTTCCGGGCACGCTCACCGTGCTCGCCGGAGCCACCGGCATCGGCAAAACGCAACTCGGGCTGGCGTTTCTTCAAGCCGGCCAGCAGCAGGAAGGGCGGCGCGGAATCGTGTTCGATATGTCGTCGCGCGGCGATTCGCAGAACCACGGCCCTTATGCCGCCGCACGCTATGGCTGGCAGCTTCACGCCATGCCGGCCGAGGCCCCGCTCGCCGCCGAACAACTTTGGCAGTCCGACACTCCATGCGGCGATTACCTGAACGTCTTCCAACAAACGGGTCGCCGTGTGACGCGGCAGGATCTCGATTTCGACCAATGGCTCGATTGGAAAGCCGATCTCACCAAGCGGCTCACCGCGGCGATCTCCTTCTTCTACGGAAATTTCATCCGAGGCGTTCGCCGGGCGGTGATCGACGGCATGGAGCCGGTCGATCGGCCCGCGGAATCGATCCAGTTCGAGTTGTTCGAATACATTTATCATCAGATTCTCCGCAAGGAATCGGATTGGGTCGCCCGCGATCTGCTGCGCGAACACTTTCGGGTCAACCAGGCCGAGGTCGATCGCCACGCTTACGACTTCCGCGAGATCGGCTGCCTGCTGCTCTCCACGACTCGCGAAACGATGCTCGAAGATCTGATCGGCCGGCCGCTCGACGAAGGGGATGTGCTGTCGAATGCCAACACCGTGATCTACCTGGGTCGGGTGCGCGAAGGAAGCCGGCTGGCTAGAGCCATGTATATCGCCAAGCATCGCGGCAGCGCGTGCAGCGAAGAGATTATTCCGTATTGGATCGAGGATGAAGGCGTGAAGGTAGGGGCGAGGGACGAGGGGCGAGGGGCGAGGGAGGAGTAG
- a CDS encoding DUF6263 family protein: protein MRMWKLVVFLSAAFGIGGSPATLFAAEPIAFMVKFPVGEADRQTNSVDIDQTVSSDAIPTPQNISIKLSAKTLLKPIKSDATGSLVEVTYEGVKMSESVARVSGELDKALATIVGQKITLHFTPAGRVDKVEGVDAIVAKLPAGEQQAAAKRFLDAEHIKEEYNTPFEQLLPLKPVNIGDAWDTEISLKASIAEIKVKSHVKFAGIDERDGHKIARLEFTGTGALQPSAALTAHQSAVDRLAQNGTAQFDLTRGWLISESVDQQMKVTTQLKAPGGKSVSLKIDQTVKSRTTTTPATAGK from the coding sequence ATGCGAATGTGGAAATTAGTCGTCTTTCTTTCGGCGGCATTCGGGATCGGCGGTTCGCCCGCGACGCTCTTCGCTGCCGAGCCGATCGCCTTCATGGTCAAATTTCCGGTCGGCGAGGCCGATCGCCAGACGAATAGTGTCGATATCGATCAGACCGTCTCTAGCGACGCCATCCCCACGCCGCAAAACATTTCGATCAAGCTTTCGGCGAAGACTTTGCTCAAGCCGATCAAATCGGATGCGACAGGCAGCCTGGTCGAAGTCACCTATGAAGGGGTGAAAATGTCGGAGTCGGTCGCGCGCGTCTCGGGCGAGCTCGATAAAGCCCTGGCGACGATTGTCGGCCAAAAAATCACGTTGCATTTCACCCCTGCCGGACGGGTCGACAAAGTCGAAGGCGTCGATGCGATCGTCGCCAAGCTGCCGGCAGGCGAGCAACAAGCGGCCGCCAAGCGGTTTCTCGATGCCGAACATATCAAGGAGGAATACAATACTCCGTTTGAGCAGTTGCTGCCGCTGAAGCCGGTGAATATCGGCGATGCCTGGGACACCGAAATCTCGCTCAAGGCGTCGATTGCGGAAATCAAAGTCAAAAGCCACGTGAAGTTCGCTGGGATCGACGAGCGCGACGGACACAAAATTGCCCGGCTCGAATTCACCGGCACCGGCGCGCTGCAGCCGTCCGCCGCCTTGACCGCCCACCAATCGGCGGTGGATCGCTTGGCTCAAAATGGCACCGCCCAGTTCGATCTCACCCGCGGCTGGCTGATCTCGGAATCTGTCGACCAGCAAATGAAAGTGACCACGCAACTCAAGGCCCCGGGCGGCAAGAGTGTAAGCCTGAAGATCGACCAAACCGTAAAATCGCGGACCACAACAACTCCCGCGACGGCCGGCAAGTAA